From the Desulforamulus hydrothermalis Lam5 = DSM 18033 genome, one window contains:
- the thiE gene encoding thiamine phosphate synthase — MIKRGLAEFLKPGLYGITAEAHARGRDNIRVVQDMLAAGIKIIQYREKEKSAREKYLQCLRIRELTRQAGAVFIVNDHVDLALLVDADGVHIGQDDLPPDQVRKLVGQERLIGLSTHSPAQARAARGAGVDYIGVGPLFATRTKKDVCDPVGLSYLDYVVKNIDLPFVAIGGIKEHNIGQVTARGARCVALVTEIVAAPDIPAKVAALRQAMAINNDLTTI; from the coding sequence ATGATTAAACGTGGGTTAGCCGAGTTTCTAAAACCGGGTCTTTATGGCATTACCGCCGAGGCCCATGCCCGGGGCAGGGATAATATCCGGGTGGTGCAGGATATGCTGGCGGCCGGCATTAAAATTATCCAGTACCGGGAAAAAGAAAAAAGTGCCCGGGAAAAATACCTGCAGTGCCTTCGCATCAGAGAACTGACCCGCCAGGCCGGGGCGGTTTTTATTGTCAATGATCACGTGGACCTGGCTTTACTGGTGGATGCTGACGGAGTGCACATCGGGCAGGATGATCTGCCGCCCGACCAAGTGCGTAAATTGGTGGGGCAAGAGCGGCTGATCGGCTTGTCCACCCACTCGCCCGCCCAGGCCAGAGCCGCCCGGGGGGCCGGGGTGGATTATATCGGGGTAGGCCCTCTGTTTGCCACCCGCACCAAAAAAGATGTTTGTGACCCGGTGGGCCTCTCCTACCTGGATTATGTGGTGAAAAATATAGATTTGCCCTTTGTGGCCATCGGCGGTATTAAGGAGCATAATATCGGACAGGTAACCGCCCGGGGTGCCCGCTGCGTTGCCCTGGTTACAGAAATTGTGGCCGCACCGGACATTCCGGCTAAGGTGGCTGCCTTGCGCCAGGCCATGGCAATTAACAATGATCTAACGACAATTTAA
- the rsmA gene encoding 16S rRNA (adenine(1518)-N(6)/adenine(1519)-N(6))-dimethyltransferase RsmA — translation MRELTSPSAVREIIRAHGFKVRKALGQNFLLDANIIEKIVQAAELSREDLVFEIGPGLGTLTRRLARSAGQVIAVELDTNLLPILAETLADFPNTRVVHGDALQADFDKLAGEYAGGIFGQPGRGYKLVANLPYYITTPLLMHLLTGGFNLQCLVVMMQKEVADRLLAPPGGKDYGSLSVAVQYYTVPEVVARVPKTVFFPAPEVDSAVVRLTRRAVPPVQVTSEALFFKVVRAAFGQRRKTLLNSLTGSGLAARENWLQVLAAAGIDPARRGETLTMQEFAALANAFQQHLGA, via the coding sequence TTGCGGGAATTAACTTCGCCCTCCGCCGTCAGGGAAATCATCCGGGCCCACGGTTTTAAGGTGCGCAAGGCCCTGGGGCAGAATTTTTTACTGGATGCCAACATTATTGAAAAAATTGTGCAGGCTGCAGAACTTTCCCGGGAAGACTTGGTGTTTGAAATCGGTCCCGGCCTGGGTACTTTAACCCGCCGGTTGGCCCGGTCAGCCGGACAGGTTATTGCAGTGGAATTGGATACCAACCTGTTGCCCATTTTGGCAGAAACACTGGCCGATTTTCCCAACACCCGGGTGGTGCACGGGGATGCCTTGCAGGCGGATTTTGACAAACTGGCCGGTGAATATGCGGGCGGCATTTTCGGGCAACCGGGCCGGGGTTACAAGCTGGTGGCCAATCTGCCCTATTATATTACCACGCCCCTGCTGATGCACCTGTTGACGGGCGGTTTTAACCTGCAGTGCCTGGTGGTAATGATGCAAAAGGAGGTAGCGGACCGCTTGCTGGCTCCCCCGGGTGGTAAGGACTATGGCAGCCTTAGCGTGGCAGTGCAGTATTATACTGTGCCGGAGGTAGTGGCCAGAGTGCCCAAAACCGTCTTTTTTCCGGCACCCGAGGTAGACTCAGCGGTGGTTCGTTTAACCCGCCGGGCGGTGCCGCCGGTGCAGGTGACCAGCGAAGCGTTGTTTTTTAAAGTGGTGAGGGCCGCCTTTGGCCAACGGCGCAAGACCCTGCTTAACTCTTTAACGGGTTCCGGCCTGGCTGCCCGGGAGAACTGGCTGCAAGTGCTGGCAGCGGCGGGTATTGACCCGGCCCGGCGGGGCGAAACTTTGACCATGCAGGAATTTGCCGCATTGGCCAATGCCTTTCAGCAGCACCTAGGGGCTTAA
- a CDS encoding ribonuclease H-like YkuK family protein — MMFISPSKGKLSFEEMMEDILTYIKGLPCSSYKIIVGTDSQVRGETCFVTAVIVHRKGKGARFYYRKNIQRKIKSLRQKIFYETSMSLEMGAKITSFLARGGAAGIHVEIHIDVGHHGETKDLIREVVGMVTGSGFEAKIKPDSFAASSVADRYTK; from the coding sequence ATGATGTTTATCAGCCCTTCCAAAGGTAAATTAAGTTTTGAAGAGATGATGGAGGATATTTTAACCTATATTAAGGGCCTCCCGTGCTCTTCGTATAAAATTATTGTGGGCACCGATTCGCAGGTACGAGGTGAAACCTGTTTTGTCACGGCTGTAATTGTGCATCGCAAAGGGAAGGGCGCCCGGTTTTATTACCGGAAAAACATCCAGCGCAAAATTAAAAGTCTCAGGCAAAAAATTTTTTACGAAACCAGCATGAGCCTGGAAATGGGCGCGAAAATTACTTCTTTTCTGGCCCGGGGCGGTGCGGCGGGCATCCATGTGGAAATTCATATTGATGTAGGCCATCATGGCGAAACTAAGGATTTAATCCGGGAAGTGGTGGGTATGGTAACCGGCAGCGGCTTTGAAGCTAAAATAAAGCCGGATTCCTTTGCCGCTTCCAGTGTAGCAGACCGGTACACCAAATAA
- the yabG gene encoding sporulation peptidase YabG yields the protein MSKIQEGDIVARKSYGNDVFFKVTGIFRGDDGKDYAVLKGLDIRLFASSLVDDLIKIDPKDVAQYWTKTLKNNAEVMDRVMKRRLAERKHRLQRCTDGLCLAGRSKDSDRTGGSEIEGFDVPGSVLHLDGDKDYLDLCMTTYRNLSIPAFGYAVEEKEQPKKVLALLEKHYPDILVLTGHDGIKKGAKDYKDVNNYHNSKYFIEAVKIARSFEKSRDDLVIFAGACQSCYEAILSAGANFASSPKRVLIHAFDPVFVVEKISYTSIHDPIAIRDIIKSTITGFDGIGGIETRGKHRLGVPRTEF from the coding sequence GTGTCCAAAATACAGGAGGGTGACATTGTAGCCCGTAAATCTTACGGCAATGATGTATTTTTTAAAGTCACCGGCATTTTCCGGGGGGATGACGGCAAGGACTATGCTGTTCTCAAAGGACTTGATATCAGGTTATTTGCCAGCTCGTTAGTTGATGATCTGATCAAGATAGATCCTAAAGATGTAGCCCAATATTGGACGAAAACCTTGAAAAATAATGCCGAAGTAATGGATCGGGTAATGAAAAGGCGCCTGGCCGAAAGAAAACATCGGCTGCAAAGATGTACCGACGGTTTATGCCTGGCGGGCCGGTCAAAGGACAGCGACCGGACCGGGGGGAGTGAAATCGAGGGTTTTGATGTGCCCGGTTCAGTACTGCACCTGGACGGAGATAAAGATTACCTGGATTTATGCATGACCACTTACCGCAACCTGTCCATCCCGGCCTTTGGCTATGCGGTGGAAGAAAAGGAGCAGCCCAAAAAAGTACTGGCGCTGCTGGAGAAACACTACCCGGATATCCTGGTACTGACCGGGCACGACGGTATAAAAAAGGGAGCCAAAGATTATAAGGATGTTAATAACTACCATAACAGCAAGTATTTTATTGAGGCAGTAAAAATTGCCCGCTCCTTTGAAAAAAGCAGGGATGACCTGGTGATTTTTGCCGGTGCCTGCCAATCATGCTATGAGGCCATTTTGAGCGCCGGGGCCAATTTTGCCAGTTCGCCCAAAAGAGTTTTAATTCATGCTTTTGACCCGGTATTTGTGGTAGAAAAAATTTCTTACACCTCCATCCACGACCCCATTGCCATCCGGGACATTATCAAAAGCACCATTACCGGCTTTGACGGCATTGGCGGCATTGAAACCCGGGGCAAGCACCGCCTGGGTGTGCCCCGAACAGAATTTTAA
- a CDS encoding trypsin-like peptidase domain-containing protein has product MDKFFKTLEKARWRLLGMKNVVGVGVGHKYVDMQRTEQPAIIIFVKKKEEPQNLSREHLVPYQINGLTTDVIEVGEVRLLDEERTKHVRPAQPGLSIGHYRVTAGTFGAVVRDRQTGERLILSNNHILANATNGKDGRAAIGDPILQPGEYDGGTREDRIATLLRYIPLQKGEAPATCPVANGAARFLNIFVHTVRPNYDLRFIKRGGTPNIVDCAVARPVRPELITDDILGIGKVQGVERAKPGMQVVKSGRTTGITRGTVTAVGATMEVKLDDENTAYFADQVVTDMKSQGGDSGSLVLNQENRAVGLLFAGSDKVTVCNHIQNVLDQLNVEF; this is encoded by the coding sequence ATGGATAAGTTTTTTAAAACACTGGAAAAGGCCCGGTGGCGTTTGCTGGGTATGAAAAACGTGGTAGGGGTAGGTGTGGGCCATAAATATGTAGATATGCAGCGCACCGAACAGCCGGCCATCATTATTTTTGTCAAAAAGAAAGAAGAGCCGCAAAACCTGAGCCGGGAACATCTGGTACCCTATCAGATTAACGGTTTGACCACTGATGTAATCGAGGTGGGCGAGGTACGCCTGCTGGATGAAGAAAGAACCAAACACGTCAGGCCGGCCCAGCCGGGTCTCAGCATTGGCCATTACCGCGTAACAGCGGGAACCTTTGGGGCGGTGGTGCGGGATCGCCAAACCGGTGAGCGGCTCATTTTATCCAATAATCATATCCTGGCCAACGCTACCAACGGTAAGGACGGCCGTGCCGCCATCGGCGACCCCATTCTGCAGCCGGGAGAGTATGACGGCGGTACCCGGGAAGACCGGATTGCGACCCTGTTACGCTACATTCCGCTACAAAAGGGAGAAGCCCCCGCCACCTGCCCGGTGGCCAACGGTGCAGCCCGGTTTTTAAATATTTTTGTGCATACCGTCCGGCCCAATTACGACCTGAGATTTATCAAACGGGGCGGCACGCCTAACATAGTGGATTGCGCGGTGGCGCGCCCCGTCCGGCCCGAGTTGATAACGGATGATATTTTGGGCATTGGCAAAGTGCAGGGAGTGGAGCGGGCCAAACCAGGCATGCAGGTGGTTAAAAGCGGCCGCACCACCGGGATTACCCGGGGAACCGTGACGGCGGTGGGAGCAACCATGGAAGTAAAGCTGGATGATGAGAACACCGCTTATTTTGCCGACCAGGTGGTTACAGATATGAAATCCCAGGGGGGCGACAGCGGTTCCCTGGTGCTTAATCAAGAAAACCGGGCGGTGGGGTTGCTGTTTGCCGGTTCGGATAAGGTGACGGTGTGCAACCATATTCAAAACGTGCTGGATCAATTAAATGTCGAGTTTTAA
- a CDS encoding CAP domain-containing protein, whose product MQYRLKKMSVFLVSMLLLTLLLPFAAPQAALAAAGDDQDMVELVNQARIKAGLAPLVYDYQLSVQAANNLDYYQQTGKIPGSSMLLQQAKKGGYTLLGQTVVRGSNVKEMVDKQLKYYGSRSVLNNKYNRIGLVIADTEAGQLCVQLLAKAPEEQNRQPSMPSPTPAETPQQPQQPQEQPRQQPAEQPQANASFMNELQQQVVELVNSERAKYGLQPLQAKQDLTEVAMLKAQDMYKNKYFSHTSPTYGSPFDMMKKYGIHYTAAGENIAMGQRTAAQVMQDWMNSPGHRANILNSNYNEIGVGVYQSYTGYGYIWVQEFARR is encoded by the coding sequence ATGCAGTACCGACTTAAAAAGATGTCCGTATTTTTAGTTTCTATGTTGTTATTGACCCTGTTGTTACCTTTTGCTGCTCCGCAGGCAGCTTTAGCAGCTGCCGGCGATGACCAGGATATGGTGGAACTGGTTAACCAGGCAAGGATTAAGGCCGGACTGGCGCCCCTTGTATATGATTACCAATTATCTGTGCAAGCTGCCAATAACCTGGATTATTACCAGCAAACAGGGAAAATTCCCGGTTCCTCTATGTTGCTGCAGCAAGCTAAAAAAGGCGGCTACACCCTGCTGGGACAGACCGTTGTACGGGGCAGCAATGTTAAAGAAATGGTTGATAAGCAGTTAAAATACTATGGCAGCCGCTCTGTTTTAAATAACAAATATAACCGCATCGGTTTGGTAATTGCCGACACCGAGGCCGGCCAGCTATGTGTGCAGCTGCTGGCCAAAGCACCGGAGGAGCAAAACCGGCAGCCGTCTATGCCTTCACCCACTCCGGCAGAAACACCGCAACAGCCTCAACAGCCGCAAGAGCAGCCCCGGCAGCAGCCTGCCGAACAGCCCCAAGCAAATGCCTCCTTTATGAATGAACTGCAGCAGCAGGTGGTGGAACTGGTAAACAGCGAACGGGCTAAGTACGGCTTGCAGCCCCTGCAGGCTAAACAGGACCTTACCGAAGTGGCTATGTTAAAGGCCCAGGATATGTATAAAAACAAATACTTCTCCCATACATCTCCCACTTACGGATCTCCCTTTGACATGATGAAGAAGTACGGCATTCATTATACCGCTGCCGGCGAAAACATTGCCATGGGCCAGAGAACGGCCGCCCAGGTGATGCAGGATTGGATGAACAGCCCCGGCCACCGGGCCAACATTCTGAACAGCAACTACAATGAGATTGGCGTAGGTGTCTACCAGAGTTATACCGGTTACGGTTATATCTGGGTGCAGGAATTTGCCCGGCGTTGA
- a CDS encoding DUF3794 and LysM peptidoglycan-binding domain-containing protein has product MATKKGPKPKFRRSLDNDNNNNNNNNNAALETERFSLEEVVGENTEQTIVRGTISVPQAKPEVEEILSTDTSTKLRKVEIIPNKVIVEGTLKLEVMYTAFKVDQAVHTFHAELDFTDFIEVEGARPGMNVEVDIVVEDVSLTRDAKCAEDWDVAAVLKVTARVTETRDVNVLTECPQGYNCETERMNLQHTVGTGTKQVLIDDEFEVPDGKPDVEKFIKCMCDVEITDTKIIKNKVLIEGEVDLECIYTAMKEDQSVHTLHETFKFNTFIEVVGAEQGMNVQVDAMVESCDVEVAETNACKLSPTIVLRLRARVTEDREVDVITDIEDADVDTVTLDMKSLVGEGCKQVVVRDAQEPPSEKPAIDKIKEVTAGDVVIKDTDVIRDKVLVKGTVEFQVLYTAMKADQSVHMIHRKVAFKTFIDVPGARPDNDVDIDVEVEWANAKTDGCDLVLEAVLNVCARVTETVEREVVTGFRPRPTPTPTPTPTAAPEVCVPGTTFNYVVQRGDTLSKLAQRYGTTVQAILAVNPQITNPNLITVGQTIKIPCVAKG; this is encoded by the coding sequence ATGGCCACGAAGAAAGGGCCCAAGCCAAAATTCCGCCGTTCCCTTGATAACGATAACAATAATAACAACAATAACAACAACGCCGCACTGGAAACAGAAAGATTTAGTTTGGAAGAGGTAGTGGGTGAAAATACAGAGCAGACCATCGTTCGTGGCACAATTTCTGTGCCCCAGGCAAAGCCGGAAGTGGAAGAAATACTGTCCACAGACACCTCCACCAAGCTGCGCAAGGTAGAAATCATTCCCAACAAGGTCATTGTAGAAGGAACCCTGAAGCTGGAAGTTATGTATACTGCCTTTAAAGTGGATCAGGCGGTGCACACCTTCCATGCAGAGTTGGATTTTACCGACTTTATCGAAGTTGAAGGAGCCCGGCCGGGCATGAATGTGGAAGTTGACATCGTGGTAGAGGATGTGAGCCTGACCAGAGATGCAAAGTGCGCCGAAGACTGGGATGTGGCGGCAGTTTTAAAAGTAACCGCCAGGGTTACGGAAACCCGGGATGTCAATGTTCTCACCGAGTGTCCCCAGGGATATAATTGCGAAACCGAACGGATGAACCTGCAGCACACCGTTGGCACCGGTACCAAGCAAGTACTTATTGATGACGAGTTTGAGGTGCCCGACGGCAAACCGGATGTAGAAAAATTTATCAAATGCATGTGTGATGTGGAGATTACCGACACCAAAATTATTAAAAACAAGGTGCTGATCGAGGGCGAAGTTGATCTGGAATGCATTTACACAGCCATGAAGGAAGATCAATCGGTTCACACACTGCATGAAACTTTTAAGTTTAACACCTTTATTGAAGTGGTAGGCGCTGAGCAGGGAATGAATGTTCAGGTGGATGCCATGGTGGAATCCTGCGATGTGGAAGTGGCGGAAACCAATGCCTGCAAGCTGTCTCCCACCATCGTATTGCGCCTGCGGGCCAGGGTGACCGAAGACCGGGAAGTAGATGTGATTACTGATATTGAGGATGCTGATGTGGATACCGTCACCCTGGATATGAAGAGCCTGGTGGGCGAAGGCTGCAAGCAGGTGGTGGTGCGGGATGCCCAGGAGCCGCCGTCAGAAAAGCCTGCCATTGACAAAATAAAAGAAGTTACTGCCGGCGATGTAGTTATTAAAGATACCGATGTAATCCGGGATAAGGTACTGGTAAAAGGGACCGTCGAGTTTCAGGTGCTGTATACGGCCATGAAAGCTGACCAGTCAGTTCATATGATCCATCGAAAAGTGGCCTTTAAGACCTTTATCGATGTGCCCGGCGCCCGCCCGGACAACGATGTGGACATTGACGTGGAAGTGGAATGGGCCAATGCCAAGACGGATGGCTGCGACCTGGTGCTGGAAGCCGTGCTTAATGTGTGCGCCCGGGTTACCGAAACGGTGGAACGGGAAGTAGTTACCGGCTTTCGCCCCAGACCTACCCCCACACCCACACCGACACCCACTGCGGCGCCTGAAGTATGCGTACCCGGCACCACCTTCAACTATGTGGTGCAAAGGGGCGATACCTTAAGCAAACTGGCCCAGCGCTACGGCACCACTGTGCAGGCCATCCTGGCAGTGAACCCGCAGATTACCAATCCCAACTTGATTACCGTCGGCCAGACCATCAAGATTCCTTGTGTTGCCAAGGGTTAA
- a CDS encoding DUF3794 domain-containing protein, with product MPNGNNQNAILPTARCVLVKLPIVLADVRDSVTVDNVSCPPEPAKKIDHIDVVVRDLEADPVFSGPVMSGHAPCNSPKATVHFGDPVCGPRELRSITVHGTLHKQVYYVNKEDDVRHFGEDVPFTKSIKLSPPLPVSNPGNIDIEFRDVDVDVDFELPRPTRVQQVANITFTLKITEDQQIFIQTCIPDQDLVGSQVLANTGFEAFAGCVLAVWQQSNAAPGQQGRNGGFAVGLGGPPAGFLPPGSCTANPSQPASISQTIPADVIRPGLRYEFCFYISEAVPPGSVADYTVEARVAFFDAAGNTINSAAVQTFTEEQINGTWVQKCVTATAPAGAVSGLVSLVFTPEAGNGAYVLVDDATLTIRA from the coding sequence ATGCCTAACGGTAACAACCAAAACGCCATCTTGCCAACCGCCAGGTGCGTACTGGTAAAACTGCCCATTGTACTGGCGGATGTCCGGGACTCGGTAACCGTAGACAATGTCAGCTGCCCCCCGGAGCCGGCCAAAAAAATTGACCACATTGACGTGGTGGTGCGGGATCTGGAAGCCGACCCGGTATTCAGCGGCCCGGTCATGAGCGGCCATGCTCCTTGCAACAGCCCCAAGGCCACCGTACATTTTGGTGACCCGGTTTGCGGCCCCCGGGAACTCCGCAGCATAACGGTGCACGGTACCCTGCACAAACAGGTGTACTATGTTAATAAAGAGGACGATGTCAGGCATTTTGGCGAGGATGTGCCTTTTACCAAAAGCATTAAATTAAGTCCCCCCCTGCCGGTCAGCAATCCCGGCAACATCGATATTGAATTCCGGGATGTAGACGTGGATGTAGACTTTGAACTGCCCCGTCCCACCCGGGTACAGCAAGTGGCAAACATTACCTTTACATTAAAAATAACCGAGGATCAGCAAATCTTTATCCAAACCTGCATACCGGATCAGGATTTGGTCGGAAGCCAGGTGCTGGCCAATACCGGATTTGAAGCCTTCGCAGGATGTGTGCTGGCAGTCTGGCAGCAGTCCAACGCAGCCCCGGGGCAGCAGGGGCGCAACGGCGGCTTTGCCGTTGGCCTGGGCGGACCTCCCGCCGGTTTCCTGCCGCCCGGCAGCTGCACGGCCAACCCGTCCCAACCGGCTTCCATAAGTCAAACCATACCTGCCGATGTAATCCGCCCCGGTCTCAGGTATGAATTCTGCTTCTATATCTCTGAAGCAGTTCCGCCGGGATCAGTGGCAGACTATACCGTTGAAGCCCGGGTAGCCTTCTTTGACGCAGCAGGCAATACCATTAATTCTGCCGCTGTACAGACCTTCACCGAAGAACAGATTAACGGCACCTGGGTGCAAAAGTGTGTCACCGCCACCGCACCGGCCGGAGCGGTTTCCGGCCTGGTATCCCTGGTCTTTACGCCGGAAGCAGGCAACGGGGCTTATGTGCTGGTGGATGACGCAACCTTAACCATTCGCGCTTAG
- a CDS encoding YbaB/EbfC family nucleoid-associated protein: MFGNLGGMLSQVQNMQESLKEIQVEITVGDGDVTVLMNGVQNLLKVQIAPRLMQQDVQELEDKVAEAINLAQQASRSKVQEQVAKMTGINLSNFMNMFKV, from the coding sequence TTGTTTGGTAATCTGGGCGGCATGTTGTCGCAGGTACAAAATATGCAGGAGTCCTTAAAGGAAATACAGGTGGAAATAACCGTAGGTGACGGGGATGTTACGGTTTTAATGAACGGTGTGCAAAATTTATTAAAGGTACAAATTGCGCCCCGGCTTATGCAACAGGATGTCCAGGAGTTAGAAGATAAAGTGGCGGAAGCTATTAACCTGGCCCAGCAGGCAAGCAGAAGCAAGGTGCAGGAACAGGTAGCCAAAATGACAGGCATTAACCTGTCCAATTTTATGAATATGTTTAAAGTTTAA
- a CDS encoding YbaB/EbfC family nucleoid-associated protein codes for MFGNMSKILGQLQGLQQQLKELTVEATAGDGLVRVIMNGQQQVLAVRFDPDRINATAPEELGQMLAEAYRQAQQASKTKARDEFSKATGLNIANLPGIF; via the coding sequence GTGTTCGGCAACATGTCGAAAATACTTGGCCAGTTGCAGGGGTTGCAACAACAATTAAAGGAGCTGACGGTGGAGGCAACAGCGGGAGACGGGCTGGTAAGGGTTATCATGAACGGTCAGCAGCAGGTTTTAGCTGTCCGTTTTGATCCTGACCGCATTAATGCCACGGCTCCGGAAGAATTGGGCCAAATGCTGGCGGAAGCTTACCGGCAGGCCCAACAGGCCAGCAAAACCAAAGCCCGGGACGAGTTCAGCAAAGCCACGGGGCTTAATATAGCTAATTTGCCAGGCATTTTTTAA
- a CDS encoding S8 family peptidase translates to MVGRKKRQRIILFKHRLYRGELTPSQTEFLYRTGAQEISVLPLVNGIACLLPEEVTDEQLRSAGMVAAVEENCQIRLVPWAPAKFKPFHYEQDQLIPWGVHYIGAPACWPETRGQGVKVAVIDSGIDGSHPNLGGNLKGGINLVVPGASYHDDNGHGTHVAGIIAAADTGKGIVGVAPEANLYAVKVLDQKGEGTVLHAIRAIHWCLNNRIQVANMSFGTDKYSQALEEAVRSARRQGLLLVAAAGNDGAPYTVDYPSVFDETLSVAAADSRGKLASFSSSGPEVDLLAPGSNIVSTYLWGSYVRLNGSSMATAHITGAAALLKAKYPEEDIDSLRRRLLAGAQKVKGMYKNFTGAGMVRVDVSLKIAGGI, encoded by the coding sequence ATGGTCGGTAGAAAAAAACGGCAAAGAATAATCCTGTTCAAACATCGTCTTTATCGTGGTGAACTGACCCCGTCTCAAACAGAGTTCCTTTACCGAACAGGAGCACAGGAGATCAGTGTTCTGCCGCTTGTTAACGGCATTGCTTGCCTGTTGCCGGAGGAGGTAACGGATGAACAGCTGAGATCTGCCGGCATGGTGGCAGCGGTGGAAGAAAACTGTCAAATTCGTTTGGTGCCCTGGGCGCCGGCCAAGTTTAAACCTTTTCATTATGAGCAAGACCAGTTAATTCCCTGGGGTGTACATTATATCGGGGCCCCTGCCTGTTGGCCGGAAACCCGGGGTCAGGGAGTAAAAGTGGCAGTGATTGACAGCGGCATTGATGGCAGCCATCCAAACCTGGGGGGCAATCTCAAGGGGGGGATAAACTTGGTTGTCCCCGGTGCTTCTTATCATGACGACAACGGTCACGGCACCCATGTGGCGGGGATCATTGCCGCAGCCGACACTGGCAAAGGCATTGTAGGTGTAGCACCCGAGGCAAACCTGTATGCTGTCAAGGTGCTGGATCAAAAAGGCGAAGGGACTGTTTTGCATGCTATCCGGGCCATCCACTGGTGTTTAAACAACCGCATACAGGTGGCCAATATGAGTTTTGGCACCGATAAGTACAGCCAGGCTCTCGAAGAAGCGGTCCGGTCAGCCCGCCGGCAGGGCCTGCTGCTTGTGGCGGCAGCCGGTAATGACGGGGCCCCGTATACGGTGGATTATCCGTCGGTGTTTGATGAAACCCTCAGTGTTGCCGCGGCGGACAGCCGGGGCAAGTTAGCGAGCTTTAGCAGCAGCGGTCCGGAGGTGGATCTGCTGGCACCCGGCAGCAATATTGTATCAACCTACCTCTGGGGCAGTTATGTGCGGCTGAACGGCAGTTCCATGGCTACCGCCCACATTACCGGCGCAGCAGCTTTATTAAAGGCCAAATACCCGGAGGAAGATATTGATTCCCTGCGCCGTCGTTTGTTAGCCGGGGCCCAAAAGGTAAAGGGGATGTACAAAAACTTTACCGGCGCAGGAATGGTAAGGGTGGATGTGTCTTTGAAAATAGCCGGGGGTATTTAA
- a CDS encoding heavy-metal-associated domain-containing protein has product MNVLTEPMSGHQQTVTETFKIGGLQGGRHDKQEIETYLSQIDGVDKVIVNLQDATVTVDFDPGVIHTDYLRGTLRSLGHDILV; this is encoded by the coding sequence GTGAACGTTTTGACCGAGCCTATGTCAGGGCATCAGCAAACTGTGACTGAAACATTCAAAATTGGCGGGTTGCAGGGTGGCAGGCATGATAAGCAGGAAATTGAAACTTATCTTTCGCAAATTGACGGAGTTGATAAGGTGATTGTGAATTTGCAGGATGCCACTGTGACGGTAGATTTTGACCCGGGGGTTATTCACACCGATTACCTGCGGGGGACATTGCGGTCCCTGGGCCATGACATTTTGGTTTAA
- a CDS encoding DMT family transporter, which produces MDNKLLALIIAAASGLTMALQGTLNAALGRIAGLWEATLIVHVVGTMAVGILVFICRLGTCELAKWAAAPWYTYLGGILSVLIVYMVARSIPAVGVAPATTAIIVGQVLTAAAIDHLGLFGVARMPFNWYHLAGTFLMAAGAFLLLKK; this is translated from the coding sequence ATGGACAACAAGTTGTTAGCTCTTATTATCGCTGCTGCGTCCGGCTTAACCATGGCCCTGCAGGGGACCTTAAATGCCGCCTTGGGCAGGATTGCCGGTTTGTGGGAAGCGACCCTGATAGTGCATGTGGTGGGTACGATGGCGGTTGGCATACTGGTTTTCATTTGCCGCTTGGGCACCTGCGAGTTGGCAAAGTGGGCGGCTGCCCCCTGGTATACTTATTTGGGGGGCATCTTAAGCGTCTTAATTGTTTATATGGTGGCCCGCAGTATTCCTGCGGTGGGTGTTGCACCGGCCACCACCGCCATTATTGTGGGACAAGTGTTAACCGCTGCGGCCATCGATCACCTGGGTCTCTTTGGGGTAGCCCGCATGCCCTTTAATTGGTATCACCTGGCCGGCACTTTTCTTATGGCTGCCGGGGCATTTTTATTACTGAAGAAATAA